The Odocoileus virginianus isolate 20LAN1187 ecotype Illinois chromosome 27, Ovbor_1.2, whole genome shotgun sequence genome has a window encoding:
- the AARS2 gene encoding alanine--tRNA ligase, mitochondrial isoform X1, producing the protein MAASVAAAAGRLRRAIRRSPSWRGLRTLSSEASPTQAAAVRDAFLSFFRDRHGHRLVPSASVRPRGDPSLLFVNAGMNQFKPIFLGTVDPRSEMAGFRRVANSQKCVRAGGRHSDLEDVGRDLSHHTFFEMLGNWAFGGEYFKEEACSMAWELLTQVYGIPEDQLWVSYFGGDPKAGLGPDLESRDIWLNLGVPASRVLSFGPEENFWEMGDTGPCGPCTEIHYDLAGGAGAPQLVELWNLVFMQHNREADGSLQPLPQRHVDTGMGLERLVAVLQGRRSTYDTDLFSPLLDAIHQGCGAPPYSGRVGAADEGRTDTAYRVVADHIRTLSVCIADGVSPGMSGAPLVLRRILRRAVRFSTEVLRAPPGFLGSLVPAVVETLGDAYPELQRSSAQIASLVSEDEAAFLASLQRGRRVIERTLKRLGPSDVFPAEVAWSLSLSGNLGLPLDLVELMLEEKGVPLDTAGLERLAQEEAQHRTLQAEPVQEQGLRLDVHALGELQRRGVPPTDDSPKYSYSLRPGGGYEFSTCEAQVLQLYTEDGTAVASVGDGQRCGLLLDKTNFYAEQGGQASDRGYLVLVGQQDVLFPVARAEVCGGFILHEVVAPECLKVGDQVQLHVDEAWRLSCMEKHTAIHLLSWALRQALGPGTEQRGSHLNPERLRFDVATQAPLTPEQLRTVEGTVQKAVGRDEAVYMEEVALARTAHVPGLRSLDEVYPDPVRVVSVGVPVAHALHPASQAALQTSVELCCGTHLLRTGAIGDLVIVGERQLVKGITRLLAVTGEQAQQAREVGQSLAQEVEAAAARLSQGSRDVAEAHRLSKDIGQLTDAVDTATMPQWQRRELQATLKALQRRANTAVRKLEIGQAAQKTQELLQRHTEGPLIVDTVSTESLSVLVKVVRQLCKQAPSTSVLLLSPQPLGQVLCACQVAQCLRWGHVFASILGQGARRQPSKPGSPALHSAQPSKPACGRTHAHPPSKPRPLAMHGVPNNRRCVGACGKGPEIPVVGCHGPSCSSSLGRPSLTHPLCSEDRMPAPLGTRTGSFLVEDGKDWKSRALWLGQPSS; encoded by the exons ATGGCGGCGTCGGTGGCAGCCGCAGCTGGACGACTTCGGCGGGCCATTCGAAGGTCGCCCTCATGGCGGGGCCTTCGGACGCTCTCATCGGAGGCCTCTCCAACCCAGGCCGCGGCCGTCCGGGACGCCTTCCTGAGCTTCTTTCGGGACCGCCATGGCCACCGCTTGGTGCCCTCCGCCTCCGTGAGGCCCCGCGGCGACCCCAGTTTGCTTTTCGTCAATGCAGGCATGAACCAG TTCAAGCCAATCTTCCTGGGCACTGTGGATCCACGAAGTGAGATGGCAGGCTTCCGACGGGTAGCCAACAGCCAGAAATGTGTGAGGGCTGGAGGACGCCACAGCGACCTGGAGGATGTGGGCCGAGACCTTTCCCATCATACCTTCTTTGAGATGCTGGGCAATTGGGCCTTTGGGGGTGAATATTTTAAG GAGGAAGCTTGCAGCATGGCCTGGGAGCTGCTGACTCAGGTCTATGGGATCCCTGAGGACCAGCTCTGGGTCTCCTACTTTGGTGGTGACCCCAAGGCTGGGCTGGGCCCAGACCTGGAGAGCAGGGATATCTGGCTCAACTTAGG GGTGCCTGCCAGCCGCGTGCTCTCCTTTGGGCCCGAGGAGAACTTCTGGGAGATGGGGGATACTGGGCCTTGTGGGCCTTGTACTGAGATACACTATGACCTGGCTGGTGGGGCAGGGGCCCCCCAGCTGGTGGAGCTTTGGAATCTGGTCTTCATGCAACATAACAG AGAGGCAGACGGAAGcctgcagcccctgccccagcGGCACGTGGACACGGGAATGGGCCTGGAAAGGCTGGTCGCAGTGCTGCAAGGCAGGCGCTCCACCTACGACACCGATCTCTTTTCCCCGCTTCTCGACGCCATACACCAG GGTTGCGGGGCACCCCCTTACTCGGGCCGCGTTGGGGCAGCAGACGAGGGGCGCACAGACACAGCATACCGCGTGGTTGCTGATCACATCCGCACACTCAGTGTCTGCATTGCCGACGGCGTCTCCCCTGGGATGTCTGGCGCCCC GCTGGTACTTCGTCGGATCCTCCGTCGAGCCGTGCGGTTCTCTACTGAGGTGTTGCGGGCACCACCTGGCTTCCTGGGCAGCCTGGTGCCTGCAGTGGTGGAGACGCTG GGAGATGCTTACCCAGAATTGCAGAGGAGCTCAGCCCAG ATAGCCAGCCTGGTGTCAGAGGATGAGGCAGCCTTCCTGGCCTCCCTGCAGCGTGGTCGGCGGGTCATCGAGCGGACCCTGAAGCGCCTGGGGCCTTCCGACGTATTCCCAG CCGAAGTGGCCTGGTCCTTGTCCCTGTCTGGGAACCTGGGGCTCCCCCTGGACCTGGTGGAGCTgatgctggaggagaagggggtgccgCTGGACACTGCTGGACTGGAGCGGCTGGCCCAGGAGGAGGCCCAG CACCGGACGCTGCAGGCCGAGCCGGTTCAGGAGCAGGGACTGCGGCTCGACGTCCACGCCCTGGGGGAGCTGCAGCGCCGCGGGGTGCCCCCCACCGATGACAGCCCCAAGTACAGCTACTCCCTGCGACCGGGCGGTGGTTACG AGTTCAGCACCTGTGAGGCCCAGGTGCTCCAGCTGTATACAGAGGATGGGACAGCTGTGGCCTCTGTGGGGGACGGCCAGCGCTGTGGCCTCCTCTTGGACAAAACCAACTTCTACGCTGAACAGGGAGGCCAGGCTTCCGACCGAGGCTACCTGGTGCTGGTGGGCCAGCAG GACGTGCTCTTCCCAGTGGCTCGGGCCGAGGTCTGCGGAGGCTTCATCCTGCATGAGGTGGTGGCCCCTGAGTGCCTCAAGGTGGGGGACCAGGTGCAGCTGCACGTGGATGAG GCCTGGCGTCTGAGCTGCATGGAGAAGCACACGGCCATCCACCTGCTCAGCTGGGCACTGCGGCAGGCCCTGGGCCCCGGCACAGAGCAGCGAGGCTCCCATCTCAATCCTGAGCGGCTGCGCTTCGATGTGGCCACGCAG gctcctttgaccCCAGAGCAGCTCCGGACAGTGGAGGGCACTGTGCAGAAGGCCGTGGGGCGGGATGAGGCCGTGTACATGGAGGAGGTGGCTCTGGCACGCACTGCCCACGTCCCTGGCCTGCGCTCCCTGGATGAG GTGTACCCAGATCCTGTGCGGGTGGTATCCGTGGGGGTGCCCGTGGCCCATGCGCTGCACCCAGCCTCCCAGGCCGCACTGCAGACCTCTGTGGAGCTGTGCTGTGGGAC gCACCTGCTTCGCACGGGGGCCATAGGAGACCTGGTCATCGTCGGGGAGCGCCAGCTCGTCAAGGGCATCACCCGCCTGCTGGCCGTCACTGGGGAGCAGGCCCAGCAG GCCCGGGAGGTGGGCCAGAGCTTGGCCCAGGAGGTGGAAGCAGCCGCAGCTCGGCTGAGTCAGGGCAGCCGGGATGTGGCGGAGGCGCATCGGCTATCCAAGGACATCGGGCAACTCACCGAT GCCGTGGACACCGCCACAATGCCCCAGTGGCAACGGCGGGAGCTTCAGGCCACACTGAAGGCACTGCAGCGGCGTGCCAACACTGCCGTCCGGAAACTGGAAATAGGGCAG GCTGCACAGAAAACCCAGGAGCTGCTCCAGCGGCACACGGAGGGGCCCCTGATTGTGGACACAGTTTCCACGGAGTCCCTCTCA GTGCTGGTGAAGGTGGTCCGGCAGCTGTGTAAGCAGGCGCCCAGCACATCCGTGCTGCTCCTCAGCCCTCAGCCTCTGGGACAGGTGCTGTGTGCCTGTCAGGTGGCCCAG TGCCTTAGATGGGGACACGTATTTGCATCGATCCTGGGCCAAGGCGCGCGGCGACAACCATCGAAGCCCGGCAGCCCTGCCCTCCACAGCGCACAGCCGAGTAAACCAGCTTGCGGGAGGACGCATGCGCACCCGCCCTCGAAGCCCCGCCCGCTAGCGATGCACGGCGTCCCTAACAACCGGCGTTGCGTGGGAGCCTGCGGGAAG GGGCCTGAAATTCCCGTCGTGGGGTGCCACGGACCTAGTTGCTCTTCCAGCCTGGGGAGACCCTCCCTGACACATCCTCTCTGCAGTGAAGACAGGATGCCTGCTCCCCTGGGAACAAGAACAGGCTCTTTTCTAGTGGAAGATGGAAAAGACTGGAAGAGCAGGGCACTGTGGTTAGGGCAGCCAAGCTCCTAA
- the AARS2 gene encoding alanine--tRNA ligase, mitochondrial isoform X2, with protein sequence MAASVAAAAGRLRRAIRRSPSWRGLRTLSSEASPTQAAAVRDAFLSFFRDRHGHRLVPSASVRPRGDPSLLFVNAGMNQFKPIFLGTVDPRSEMAGFRRVANSQKCVRAGGRHSDLEDVGRDLSHHTFFEMLGNWAFGGEYFKEEACSMAWELLTQVYGIPEDQLWVSYFGGDPKAGLGPDLESRDIWLNLGVPASRVLSFGPEENFWEMGDTGPCGPCTEIHYDLAGGAGAPQLVELWNLVFMQHNREADGSLQPLPQRHVDTGMGLERLVAVLQGRRSTYDTDLFSPLLDAIHQGCGAPPYSGRVGAADEGRTDTAYRVVADHIRTLSVCIADGVSPGMSGAPLVLRRILRRAVRFSTEVLRAPPGFLGSLVPAVVETLIASLVSEDEAAFLASLQRGRRVIERTLKRLGPSDVFPAEVAWSLSLSGNLGLPLDLVELMLEEKGVPLDTAGLERLAQEEAQHRTLQAEPVQEQGLRLDVHALGELQRRGVPPTDDSPKYSYSLRPGGGYEFSTCEAQVLQLYTEDGTAVASVGDGQRCGLLLDKTNFYAEQGGQASDRGYLVLVGQQDVLFPVARAEVCGGFILHEVVAPECLKVGDQVQLHVDEAWRLSCMEKHTAIHLLSWALRQALGPGTEQRGSHLNPERLRFDVATQAPLTPEQLRTVEGTVQKAVGRDEAVYMEEVALARTAHVPGLRSLDEVYPDPVRVVSVGVPVAHALHPASQAALQTSVELCCGTHLLRTGAIGDLVIVGERQLVKGITRLLAVTGEQAQQAREVGQSLAQEVEAAAARLSQGSRDVAEAHRLSKDIGQLTDAVDTATMPQWQRRELQATLKALQRRANTAVRKLEIGQAAQKTQELLQRHTEGPLIVDTVSTESLSVLVKVVRQLCKQAPSTSVLLLSPQPLGQVLCACQVAQCLRWGHVFASILGQGARRQPSKPGSPALHSAQPSKPACGRTHAHPPSKPRPLAMHGVPNNRRCVGACGKGPEIPVVGCHGPSCSSSLGRPSLTHPLCSEDRMPAPLGTRTGSFLVEDGKDWKSRALWLGQPSS encoded by the exons ATGGCGGCGTCGGTGGCAGCCGCAGCTGGACGACTTCGGCGGGCCATTCGAAGGTCGCCCTCATGGCGGGGCCTTCGGACGCTCTCATCGGAGGCCTCTCCAACCCAGGCCGCGGCCGTCCGGGACGCCTTCCTGAGCTTCTTTCGGGACCGCCATGGCCACCGCTTGGTGCCCTCCGCCTCCGTGAGGCCCCGCGGCGACCCCAGTTTGCTTTTCGTCAATGCAGGCATGAACCAG TTCAAGCCAATCTTCCTGGGCACTGTGGATCCACGAAGTGAGATGGCAGGCTTCCGACGGGTAGCCAACAGCCAGAAATGTGTGAGGGCTGGAGGACGCCACAGCGACCTGGAGGATGTGGGCCGAGACCTTTCCCATCATACCTTCTTTGAGATGCTGGGCAATTGGGCCTTTGGGGGTGAATATTTTAAG GAGGAAGCTTGCAGCATGGCCTGGGAGCTGCTGACTCAGGTCTATGGGATCCCTGAGGACCAGCTCTGGGTCTCCTACTTTGGTGGTGACCCCAAGGCTGGGCTGGGCCCAGACCTGGAGAGCAGGGATATCTGGCTCAACTTAGG GGTGCCTGCCAGCCGCGTGCTCTCCTTTGGGCCCGAGGAGAACTTCTGGGAGATGGGGGATACTGGGCCTTGTGGGCCTTGTACTGAGATACACTATGACCTGGCTGGTGGGGCAGGGGCCCCCCAGCTGGTGGAGCTTTGGAATCTGGTCTTCATGCAACATAACAG AGAGGCAGACGGAAGcctgcagcccctgccccagcGGCACGTGGACACGGGAATGGGCCTGGAAAGGCTGGTCGCAGTGCTGCAAGGCAGGCGCTCCACCTACGACACCGATCTCTTTTCCCCGCTTCTCGACGCCATACACCAG GGTTGCGGGGCACCCCCTTACTCGGGCCGCGTTGGGGCAGCAGACGAGGGGCGCACAGACACAGCATACCGCGTGGTTGCTGATCACATCCGCACACTCAGTGTCTGCATTGCCGACGGCGTCTCCCCTGGGATGTCTGGCGCCCC GCTGGTACTTCGTCGGATCCTCCGTCGAGCCGTGCGGTTCTCTACTGAGGTGTTGCGGGCACCACCTGGCTTCCTGGGCAGCCTGGTGCCTGCAGTGGTGGAGACGCTG ATAGCCAGCCTGGTGTCAGAGGATGAGGCAGCCTTCCTGGCCTCCCTGCAGCGTGGTCGGCGGGTCATCGAGCGGACCCTGAAGCGCCTGGGGCCTTCCGACGTATTCCCAG CCGAAGTGGCCTGGTCCTTGTCCCTGTCTGGGAACCTGGGGCTCCCCCTGGACCTGGTGGAGCTgatgctggaggagaagggggtgccgCTGGACACTGCTGGACTGGAGCGGCTGGCCCAGGAGGAGGCCCAG CACCGGACGCTGCAGGCCGAGCCGGTTCAGGAGCAGGGACTGCGGCTCGACGTCCACGCCCTGGGGGAGCTGCAGCGCCGCGGGGTGCCCCCCACCGATGACAGCCCCAAGTACAGCTACTCCCTGCGACCGGGCGGTGGTTACG AGTTCAGCACCTGTGAGGCCCAGGTGCTCCAGCTGTATACAGAGGATGGGACAGCTGTGGCCTCTGTGGGGGACGGCCAGCGCTGTGGCCTCCTCTTGGACAAAACCAACTTCTACGCTGAACAGGGAGGCCAGGCTTCCGACCGAGGCTACCTGGTGCTGGTGGGCCAGCAG GACGTGCTCTTCCCAGTGGCTCGGGCCGAGGTCTGCGGAGGCTTCATCCTGCATGAGGTGGTGGCCCCTGAGTGCCTCAAGGTGGGGGACCAGGTGCAGCTGCACGTGGATGAG GCCTGGCGTCTGAGCTGCATGGAGAAGCACACGGCCATCCACCTGCTCAGCTGGGCACTGCGGCAGGCCCTGGGCCCCGGCACAGAGCAGCGAGGCTCCCATCTCAATCCTGAGCGGCTGCGCTTCGATGTGGCCACGCAG gctcctttgaccCCAGAGCAGCTCCGGACAGTGGAGGGCACTGTGCAGAAGGCCGTGGGGCGGGATGAGGCCGTGTACATGGAGGAGGTGGCTCTGGCACGCACTGCCCACGTCCCTGGCCTGCGCTCCCTGGATGAG GTGTACCCAGATCCTGTGCGGGTGGTATCCGTGGGGGTGCCCGTGGCCCATGCGCTGCACCCAGCCTCCCAGGCCGCACTGCAGACCTCTGTGGAGCTGTGCTGTGGGAC gCACCTGCTTCGCACGGGGGCCATAGGAGACCTGGTCATCGTCGGGGAGCGCCAGCTCGTCAAGGGCATCACCCGCCTGCTGGCCGTCACTGGGGAGCAGGCCCAGCAG GCCCGGGAGGTGGGCCAGAGCTTGGCCCAGGAGGTGGAAGCAGCCGCAGCTCGGCTGAGTCAGGGCAGCCGGGATGTGGCGGAGGCGCATCGGCTATCCAAGGACATCGGGCAACTCACCGAT GCCGTGGACACCGCCACAATGCCCCAGTGGCAACGGCGGGAGCTTCAGGCCACACTGAAGGCACTGCAGCGGCGTGCCAACACTGCCGTCCGGAAACTGGAAATAGGGCAG GCTGCACAGAAAACCCAGGAGCTGCTCCAGCGGCACACGGAGGGGCCCCTGATTGTGGACACAGTTTCCACGGAGTCCCTCTCA GTGCTGGTGAAGGTGGTCCGGCAGCTGTGTAAGCAGGCGCCCAGCACATCCGTGCTGCTCCTCAGCCCTCAGCCTCTGGGACAGGTGCTGTGTGCCTGTCAGGTGGCCCAG TGCCTTAGATGGGGACACGTATTTGCATCGATCCTGGGCCAAGGCGCGCGGCGACAACCATCGAAGCCCGGCAGCCCTGCCCTCCACAGCGCACAGCCGAGTAAACCAGCTTGCGGGAGGACGCATGCGCACCCGCCCTCGAAGCCCCGCCCGCTAGCGATGCACGGCGTCCCTAACAACCGGCGTTGCGTGGGAGCCTGCGGGAAG GGGCCTGAAATTCCCGTCGTGGGGTGCCACGGACCTAGTTGCTCTTCCAGCCTGGGGAGACCCTCCCTGACACATCCTCTCTGCAGTGAAGACAGGATGCCTGCTCCCCTGGGAACAAGAACAGGCTCTTTTCTAGTGGAAGATGGAAAAGACTGGAAGAGCAGGGCACTGTGGTTAGGGCAGCCAAGCTCCTAA
- the AARS2 gene encoding alanine--tRNA ligase, mitochondrial isoform X3 — translation MAASVAAAAGRLRRAIRRSPSWRGLRTLSSEASPTQAAAVRDAFLSFFRDRHGHRLVPSASVRPRGDPSLLFVNAGMNQFKPIFLGTVDPRSEMAGFRRVANSQKCVRAGGRHSDLEDVGRDLSHHTFFEMLGNWAFGGEYFKEEACSMAWELLTQVYGIPEDQLWVSYFGGDPKAGLGPDLESRDIWLNLGVPASRVLSFGPEENFWEMGDTGPCGPCTEIHYDLAGGAGAPQLVELWNLVFMQHNREADGSLQPLPQRHVDTGMGLERLVAVLQGRRSTYDTDLFSPLLDAIHQGCGAPPYSGRVGAADEGRTDTAYRVVADHIRTLSVCIADGVSPGMSGAPLVLRRILRRAVRFSTEVLRAPPGFLGSLVPAVVETLGDAYPELQRSSAQIASLVSEDEAAFLASLQRGRRVIERTLKRLGPSDVFPAEVAWSLSLSGNLGLPLDLVELMLEEKGVPLDTAGLERLAQEEAQHRTLQAEPVQEQGLRLDVHALGELQRRGVPPTDDSPKYSYSLRPGGGYEFSTCEAQVLQLYTEDGTAVASVGDGQRCGLLLDKTNFYAEQGGQASDRGYLVLVGQQDVLFPVARAEVCGGFILHEVVAPECLKVGDQVQLHVDEAWRLSCMEKHTAIHLLSWALRQALGPGTEQRGSHLNPERLRFDVATQAPLTPEQLRTVEGTVQKAVGRDEAVYMEEVALARTAHVPGLRSLDEVYPDPVRVVSVGVPVAHALHPASQAALQTSVELCCGTHLLRTGAIGDLVIVGERQLVKGITRLLAVTGEQAQQAREVGQSLAQEVEAAAARLSQGSRDVAEAHRLSKDIGQLTDAVDTATMPQWQRRELQATLKALQRRANTAVRKLEIGQAAQKTQELLQRHTEGPLIVDTVSTESLSVLVKVVRQLCKQAPSTSVLLLSPQPLGQVLCACQVAQSATPAFTAEAWALAVCSHMGGKAWGSQVVAQGTGSTADLEAALSTARAYALNQL, via the exons ATGGCGGCGTCGGTGGCAGCCGCAGCTGGACGACTTCGGCGGGCCATTCGAAGGTCGCCCTCATGGCGGGGCCTTCGGACGCTCTCATCGGAGGCCTCTCCAACCCAGGCCGCGGCCGTCCGGGACGCCTTCCTGAGCTTCTTTCGGGACCGCCATGGCCACCGCTTGGTGCCCTCCGCCTCCGTGAGGCCCCGCGGCGACCCCAGTTTGCTTTTCGTCAATGCAGGCATGAACCAG TTCAAGCCAATCTTCCTGGGCACTGTGGATCCACGAAGTGAGATGGCAGGCTTCCGACGGGTAGCCAACAGCCAGAAATGTGTGAGGGCTGGAGGACGCCACAGCGACCTGGAGGATGTGGGCCGAGACCTTTCCCATCATACCTTCTTTGAGATGCTGGGCAATTGGGCCTTTGGGGGTGAATATTTTAAG GAGGAAGCTTGCAGCATGGCCTGGGAGCTGCTGACTCAGGTCTATGGGATCCCTGAGGACCAGCTCTGGGTCTCCTACTTTGGTGGTGACCCCAAGGCTGGGCTGGGCCCAGACCTGGAGAGCAGGGATATCTGGCTCAACTTAGG GGTGCCTGCCAGCCGCGTGCTCTCCTTTGGGCCCGAGGAGAACTTCTGGGAGATGGGGGATACTGGGCCTTGTGGGCCTTGTACTGAGATACACTATGACCTGGCTGGTGGGGCAGGGGCCCCCCAGCTGGTGGAGCTTTGGAATCTGGTCTTCATGCAACATAACAG AGAGGCAGACGGAAGcctgcagcccctgccccagcGGCACGTGGACACGGGAATGGGCCTGGAAAGGCTGGTCGCAGTGCTGCAAGGCAGGCGCTCCACCTACGACACCGATCTCTTTTCCCCGCTTCTCGACGCCATACACCAG GGTTGCGGGGCACCCCCTTACTCGGGCCGCGTTGGGGCAGCAGACGAGGGGCGCACAGACACAGCATACCGCGTGGTTGCTGATCACATCCGCACACTCAGTGTCTGCATTGCCGACGGCGTCTCCCCTGGGATGTCTGGCGCCCC GCTGGTACTTCGTCGGATCCTCCGTCGAGCCGTGCGGTTCTCTACTGAGGTGTTGCGGGCACCACCTGGCTTCCTGGGCAGCCTGGTGCCTGCAGTGGTGGAGACGCTG GGAGATGCTTACCCAGAATTGCAGAGGAGCTCAGCCCAG ATAGCCAGCCTGGTGTCAGAGGATGAGGCAGCCTTCCTGGCCTCCCTGCAGCGTGGTCGGCGGGTCATCGAGCGGACCCTGAAGCGCCTGGGGCCTTCCGACGTATTCCCAG CCGAAGTGGCCTGGTCCTTGTCCCTGTCTGGGAACCTGGGGCTCCCCCTGGACCTGGTGGAGCTgatgctggaggagaagggggtgccgCTGGACACTGCTGGACTGGAGCGGCTGGCCCAGGAGGAGGCCCAG CACCGGACGCTGCAGGCCGAGCCGGTTCAGGAGCAGGGACTGCGGCTCGACGTCCACGCCCTGGGGGAGCTGCAGCGCCGCGGGGTGCCCCCCACCGATGACAGCCCCAAGTACAGCTACTCCCTGCGACCGGGCGGTGGTTACG AGTTCAGCACCTGTGAGGCCCAGGTGCTCCAGCTGTATACAGAGGATGGGACAGCTGTGGCCTCTGTGGGGGACGGCCAGCGCTGTGGCCTCCTCTTGGACAAAACCAACTTCTACGCTGAACAGGGAGGCCAGGCTTCCGACCGAGGCTACCTGGTGCTGGTGGGCCAGCAG GACGTGCTCTTCCCAGTGGCTCGGGCCGAGGTCTGCGGAGGCTTCATCCTGCATGAGGTGGTGGCCCCTGAGTGCCTCAAGGTGGGGGACCAGGTGCAGCTGCACGTGGATGAG GCCTGGCGTCTGAGCTGCATGGAGAAGCACACGGCCATCCACCTGCTCAGCTGGGCACTGCGGCAGGCCCTGGGCCCCGGCACAGAGCAGCGAGGCTCCCATCTCAATCCTGAGCGGCTGCGCTTCGATGTGGCCACGCAG gctcctttgaccCCAGAGCAGCTCCGGACAGTGGAGGGCACTGTGCAGAAGGCCGTGGGGCGGGATGAGGCCGTGTACATGGAGGAGGTGGCTCTGGCACGCACTGCCCACGTCCCTGGCCTGCGCTCCCTGGATGAG GTGTACCCAGATCCTGTGCGGGTGGTATCCGTGGGGGTGCCCGTGGCCCATGCGCTGCACCCAGCCTCCCAGGCCGCACTGCAGACCTCTGTGGAGCTGTGCTGTGGGAC gCACCTGCTTCGCACGGGGGCCATAGGAGACCTGGTCATCGTCGGGGAGCGCCAGCTCGTCAAGGGCATCACCCGCCTGCTGGCCGTCACTGGGGAGCAGGCCCAGCAG GCCCGGGAGGTGGGCCAGAGCTTGGCCCAGGAGGTGGAAGCAGCCGCAGCTCGGCTGAGTCAGGGCAGCCGGGATGTGGCGGAGGCGCATCGGCTATCCAAGGACATCGGGCAACTCACCGAT GCCGTGGACACCGCCACAATGCCCCAGTGGCAACGGCGGGAGCTTCAGGCCACACTGAAGGCACTGCAGCGGCGTGCCAACACTGCCGTCCGGAAACTGGAAATAGGGCAG GCTGCACAGAAAACCCAGGAGCTGCTCCAGCGGCACACGGAGGGGCCCCTGATTGTGGACACAGTTTCCACGGAGTCCCTCTCA GTGCTGGTGAAGGTGGTCCGGCAGCTGTGTAAGCAGGCGCCCAGCACATCCGTGCTGCTCCTCAGCCCTCAGCCTCTGGGACAGGTGCTGTGTGCCTGTCAGGTGGCCCAG AGTGCCACACCGGCCTTCACAGCAGAGGCCTGGGCACTGGCCGTGTGCAGCCACATGGGGGGCAAAGCCTGGGGCTCTCAAGTGGTGGCCCAGGGCACTGGAAGCACTGCTGACCTGGAAGCTGCCCTCAGCACAGCCCGAGCCTATGCCCTCAACCAGCTCTGA